In Streptococcus dysgalactiae subsp. dysgalactiae, the following are encoded in one genomic region:
- the ffh gene encoding signal recognition particle protein — translation MAFESLTQRLQDVFKHIRGKKKLSESDVQEVTKEIRLALLEADVALPVVKTFIKRVRERAIGHEIIDTLDPTQQILKIVNEELTSILGSETAEIDKSPKIPTIIMMVGLQGAGKTTFAGKLANKLIKEENARPLMIAADIYRPAAIDQLKTLGQQINVPVFDMGTDHSAVDIVRKGLEQARENRNDYVLIDTAGRLQIDEKLMEELRDVKALAQPNEILLVVDSMIGQEAANVAYEFNHQLSITGVVLTKIDGDTRGGAALSVREITGKPIKYTGTGEKITDIETFHPDRMSSRILGMGDLLTLIEKASQEYDEKKSLELAEKMRENTFDFNDFIEQLDQVQNMGPMEDLLKMIPGMAGNPALANMKVDENQIARKRAIVSSMTPAERENPDLLNPSRRRRIAAGSGNSFVEVNKFIKDFNQAKSMMQGVMSGDMSKMMKDMGINPSNLPKNMPAGMPDMSSLEGMMGQGGMPDLSGLGGDMDMSQLFGGGFKGKIGQFAMKQAMKRQANKIKKAKKKRK, via the coding sequence ATGGCTTTTGAAAGCTTAACCCAACGTTTGCAAGATGTGTTTAAACACATTCGCGGTAAAAAGAAATTATCAGAATCAGATGTTCAAGAAGTGACAAAAGAGATTCGTCTAGCTCTTTTAGAAGCCGATGTCGCTTTACCAGTTGTTAAAACCTTTATTAAGCGCGTACGTGAGCGCGCTATTGGCCATGAGATTATTGATACTCTTGATCCAACACAACAAATTCTTAAGATTGTTAATGAAGAATTAACGAGTATTTTAGGCTCAGAAACCGCAGAGATTGATAAATCTCCAAAAATTCCAACTATTATCATGATGGTCGGTTTGCAAGGGGCTGGTAAAACAACTTTTGCAGGAAAACTCGCTAATAAATTAATTAAAGAAGAAAACGCGCGACCACTGATGATTGCTGCCGATATTTACCGTCCAGCAGCCATTGATCAGTTAAAAACACTGGGGCAACAAATCAATGTACCTGTTTTTGATATGGGGACAGACCACTCAGCAGTCGATATTGTCAGAAAAGGTTTGGAACAAGCTCGTGAAAACCGCAATGACTATGTCTTGATTGATACTGCGGGTCGCTTGCAAATTGATGAAAAACTGATGGAAGAGCTGCGCGATGTCAAGGCTTTAGCACAACCAAATGAAATTCTTTTAGTTGTAGATAGCATGATTGGTCAAGAAGCTGCCAATGTAGCCTACGAGTTTAATCATCAGTTGAGCATCACAGGGGTTGTGTTAACAAAGATTGATGGTGACACCCGTGGAGGTGCGGCGCTATCTGTCCGTGAAATCACTGGAAAACCAATTAAATATACAGGTACTGGTGAAAAAATCACAGATATTGAAACATTTCACCCAGACCGCATGTCCAGTCGGATTTTGGGAATGGGAGATTTGCTTACCCTCATTGAAAAAGCTAGCCAGGAATATGATGAGAAAAAATCCTTAGAGTTAGCCGAAAAAATGCGTGAGAACACTTTTGATTTCAATGATTTTATTGAGCAGTTAGATCAAGTGCAAAATATGGGGCCTATGGAAGACCTCTTGAAAATGATTCCAGGAATGGCTGGTAATCCAGCTTTGGCCAATATGAAAGTTGACGAAAATCAAATTGCTCGCAAACGTGCTATTGTCTCTTCAATGACACCTGCTGAACGTGAAAATCCTGACTTACTAAACCCGAGCCGTCGACGTCGTATTGCAGCTGGTTCTGGGAACAGTTTTGTAGAAGTTAACAAATTTATCAAAGACTTTAACCAAGCCAAAAGCATGATGCAAGGGGTTATGTCGGGCGATATGTCTAAAATGATGAAAGATATGGGTATTAATCCCAGTAATCTTCCTAAAAACATGCCTGCTGGTATGCCAGATATGTCTTCCTTAGAAGGGATGATGGGACAAGGTGGTATGCCTGATTTATCTGGCCTTGGTGGTGATATGGATATGAGTCAACTGTTTGGCGGTGGGTTCAAGGGGAAAATTGGACAATTTGCGATGAAGCAGGCCATGAAACGTCAAGCCAATAAAATCAAAAAAGCTAAGAAAAAGCGTAAGTAA
- a CDS encoding peptidoglycan bridge formation glycyltransferase FemA/FemB family protein, whose product MTKVTFYSKIGISAEEHDAFVTQHEQVNLLQSSNWAKVKDQWENERIGIYKGNQQVASLSLLIKPLPLGMTIIYIPRGPVMDYGDYDLVTFTMNTLKDYGKLKKALFIKCDPAILLKQYSLGQEGEKKTTALTAIENLKKAGAHWTGLTTAIADSIQPRFQANVYPEKEHHLTFPKHTRRLMKDAMQRGVTTYRATPSEIEQFSAVVSLTEKRKNISLRNKAYFKKLMAIYGDRAYLHLAKVNISQQLTHYQQQLAVVNEEIELTQPHQKKRLKKLEEQKSSLERYIVDFETFGTSSPEDVVIAGILSISHGNVMEMLYAGMNEAFKKCYPQYLLYPKVFQDAYQDGIIWANMGGVEGTLDDGLTRFKSHFSPVIEEFIGEFTLPVSPLYVLANMLYTFRKRLKHKH is encoded by the coding sequence ATGACAAAGGTAACATTTTATTCAAAAATAGGAATTTCGGCAGAAGAACACGATGCTTTTGTAACGCAACATGAGCAAGTCAATTTGTTACAGAGTAGTAATTGGGCTAAGGTTAAAGACCAATGGGAAAATGAACGGATTGGTATCTACAAAGGAAATCAGCAGGTTGCTTCTTTATCTCTGTTAATTAAACCATTACCTCTCGGGATGACTATTATCTATATCCCTAGAGGACCAGTCATGGATTATGGGGATTATGATTTGGTAACTTTTACGATGAATACACTCAAAGATTACGGTAAATTGAAAAAAGCTTTATTTATTAAATGCGATCCTGCGATACTTTTAAAACAATATTCGCTAGGTCAAGAAGGAGAGAAAAAAACAACTGCTTTAACAGCTATTGAGAATCTGAAGAAGGCAGGTGCTCATTGGACAGGTCTGACGACAGCTATTGCAGATAGCATCCAACCCCGGTTTCAAGCTAATGTTTATCCTGAGAAAGAGCATCACCTCACCTTTCCAAAACACACTAGGCGTCTGATGAAAGATGCTATGCAGCGTGGGGTAACAACTTATCGTGCAACGCCATCAGAGATTGAACAGTTTTCAGCAGTTGTTTCATTAACAGAAAAACGAAAAAATATTTCCCTACGTAATAAAGCTTATTTTAAAAAGTTAATGGCAATCTATGGTGATAGAGCTTACTTACATTTGGCCAAAGTCAACATTTCACAGCAATTGACACACTATCAGCAACAATTAGCAGTTGTTAATGAGGAGATTGAACTTACTCAACCACATCAAAAAAAACGACTCAAGAAATTAGAAGAGCAGAAAAGTTCTTTGGAACGTTACATTGTTGACTTTGAAACTTTTGGGACAAGCTCACCTGAAGATGTTGTTATAGCAGGGATTCTTTCCATTTCTCATGGAAATGTCATGGAGATGCTTTATGCTGGAATGAATGAGGCGTTTAAAAAATGCTATCCGCAATACCTTCTCTATCCTAAAGTCTTTCAAGATGCTTATCAAGATGGGATTATTTGGGCGAATATGGGAGGTGTAGAAGGAACTCTTGACGACGGATTAACAAGGTTCAAGTCTCATTTCTCTCCTGTTATCGAAGAATTTATAGGAGAGTTTACACTTCCTGTGAGTCCACTGTATGTCCTTGCTAATATGCTTTACACCTTCCGGAAACGGTTAAAACATAAGCATTAA
- the guaA gene encoding glutamine-hydrolyzing GMP synthase, translating into MTEISILNDVQKIIVLDYGSQYNQLIARRIREFGVFSELKSHKITAQELREINPIGIVLSGGPNSVYADNAFGIDPEIFELGIPILGICYGMQLITHMLGGKVVPAGQAGNREYGQSTLHLRADSKLFAGTPEEQLVLMSHGDAVTEIPEGFHLVGDSNDCPYAAMENTEKHLYGIQFHPEVRHSVYGNDILKNFAVSICGARGDWSMDNFIEMEIAKIRETVGNRKVLLGLSGGVDSSVVGVLLQKAIGDQLTCIFVDHGLLRKDEGDQVMGMLGGKFGLNIIRVDASKRFLDLLADVEDPEKKRKIIGNEFVYVFDDEASKLKGVDFLAQGTLYTDIIESGTETAQTIKSHHNVGGLPEDMQFELIEPLNTLFKDEVRALGIALGMPEEIVWRQPFPGPGLAIRVMGAITEEKLETVRESDAILREEIAKAGLDRDVWQYFTVNTGVRSVGVMGDGRTYDYTIAIRAITSIDGMTADFAQLPWDVLKKISTRIVNEVDHVNRIVYDITSKPPATVEWE; encoded by the coding sequence ATGACTGAAATTTCAATTTTGAATGATGTTCAAAAAATTATCGTTCTTGATTATGGTAGCCAGTACAACCAGCTGATTGCTAGACGTATTCGAGAGTTCGGTGTTTTTTCCGAACTTAAAAGCCATAAAATCACCGCTCAAGAACTTCGTGAGATCAATCCCATTGGTATCGTTTTATCAGGCGGACCTAACTCTGTCTACGCTGATAACGCCTTTGGTATTGACCCTGAAATCTTTGAACTAGGGATTCCGATTCTTGGTATCTGCTATGGAATGCAATTAATCACTCATATGTTAGGTGGTAAAGTTGTTCCTGCTGGCCAAGCTGGAAACCGTGAGTACGGTCAGTCAACTCTTCACCTCCGTGCCGATTCAAAATTGTTTGCAGGTACTCCTGAAGAGCAACTTGTTTTGATGAGTCATGGTGATGCCGTCACAGAAATTCCAGAAGGCTTCCATCTTGTTGGTGACTCAAACGACTGCCCTTACGCGGCTATGGAAAATACTGAGAAACACCTTTACGGTATTCAGTTCCATCCAGAAGTGAGACACTCTGTGTATGGGAATGATATTCTAAAAAACTTTGCAGTCTCTATCTGTGGGGCGCGTGGCGATTGGTCAATGGATAATTTCATTGAAATGGAAATCGCGAAAATTCGTGAAACCGTAGGTAATCGTAAAGTTCTTCTCGGACTTTCTGGGGGAGTAGATTCTTCAGTTGTTGGCGTCCTTCTTCAAAAAGCTATTGGTGATCAATTAACTTGTATCTTTGTCGATCATGGACTTCTTCGTAAGGATGAAGGAGACCAAGTTATGGGAATGCTTGGGGGCAAATTCGGACTAAATATTATCCGTGTGGATGCTTCAAAACGTTTCCTTGATCTTCTTGCAGATGTTGAAGATCCTGAGAAAAAACGTAAAATCATCGGTAATGAATTTGTTTACGTTTTTGATGACGAGGCCAGCAAATTAAAAGGTGTTGATTTCCTTGCTCAAGGAACGCTCTACACTGATATTATCGAATCAGGAACAGAAACTGCCCAAACCATTAAATCTCACCATAATGTGGGAGGCCTTCCTGAAGACATGCAATTTGAATTGATTGAACCTTTAAACACTCTCTTTAAAGATGAAGTTCGTGCTCTTGGAATTGCTCTTGGAATGCCTGAAGAAATTGTTTGGCGTCAACCCTTCCCTGGACCTGGTTTAGCTATTCGTGTTATGGGAGCTATTACTGAAGAGAAACTTGAAACTGTTCGCGAGTCAGATGCTATCCTTCGTGAAGAAATCGCTAAGGCCGGTTTAGATCGTGACGTGTGGCAATACTTTACAGTTAACACAGGTGTCCGTTCTGTAGGTGTCATGGGAGATGGTCGTACTTATGATTATACCATCGCTATTCGTGCCATTACTTCAATTGACGGTATGACAGCTGACTTTGCTCAACTCCCTTGGGATGTCTTAAAAAAAATTTCAACACGTATTGTCAACGAGGTTGATCATGTCAACCGTATCGTCTATGACATCACCAGCAAACCACCTGCAACTGTTGAGTGGGAATAA
- a CDS encoding putative DNA-binding protein: MEIEKTNRMNALFEFYAALLTDKQMNYIELYYADDYSLAEIAEEFGVSRQAVYDNIKRTEKILETYEMKLHMYSDYIVRSEIFDEMINHYPDDEYLQERISILTSIDNRE; the protein is encoded by the coding sequence ATGGAAATTGAAAAAACAAATCGAATGAATGCCCTTTTTGAATTCTATGCAGCTCTGTTAACAGATAAACAGATGAATTATATTGAATTGTATTATGCAGATGATTACAGTTTAGCTGAAATTGCTGAGGAATTTGGTGTTAGTCGTCAGGCAGTCTATGATAATATTAAACGGACAGAAAAGATTTTAGAGACTTATGAAATGAAACTTCACATGTATTCAGATTATATTGTCCGAAGTGAGATCTTTGATGAGATGATCAATCATTATCCCGATGACGAGTATTTACAGGAAAGAATTTCCATTTTAACTAGTATTGACAATAGAGAGTAA
- a CDS encoding cation:proton antiporter, with protein sequence MQTLLEITIILIASLMATLLANRLAIPAVVGQLCVGILIGPSLLNLVHEGHIMHFLAEIGVILLMFLAGLEANLELLRKYFKPSLVVAISGVVIPMVAFYYVGIALGFPINTAVFYGLVFAATSVSITVEVLQEYQKVRTKIGAVILGAAVADDVLAVLLLSFFMSSAGASSHLVMQVGLQILFLVFLVFSVKLLVPKLYDWSQHIPYFEKETFLALLICLTWSLLAWSVGMSSVIGAFFAGLAVGQTSKADIVEHNILVIAYSIFIPIFFASIALPLQLNGVFSYLGLVLALTLLAIVTKLLPSYLVGRGFAFSRQESLSIGAGMVSRGEMALIIIQIGLAEKLITHQTYSTLVVVVILTTMIAPFILKFSFKGHLEQYPNVNKSL encoded by the coding sequence ATGCAAACCTTATTAGAGATAACTATTATTCTTATTGCTAGTCTCATGGCTACTTTGTTGGCAAATCGTCTAGCTATTCCTGCTGTTGTTGGCCAGTTATGTGTCGGTATTTTAATCGGTCCATCTTTACTCAATTTAGTCCATGAGGGGCACATTATGCACTTCCTGGCTGAAATAGGGGTTATTTTACTGATGTTTCTAGCTGGACTAGAAGCTAATTTAGAACTATTAAGAAAATACTTCAAACCTAGTCTAGTAGTTGCTATATCGGGTGTTGTTATCCCTATGGTAGCTTTCTACTATGTTGGAATTGCCCTTGGCTTTCCTATTAATACAGCCGTTTTTTATGGACTCGTTTTTGCAGCAACAAGTGTATCCATTACTGTGGAAGTACTGCAAGAGTACCAAAAGGTACGAACGAAAATTGGGGCAGTTATTCTAGGAGCTGCGGTAGCTGATGATGTGCTTGCTGTTCTACTGCTAAGTTTCTTTATGTCATCTGCAGGAGCCTCAAGCCATTTAGTGATGCAAGTTGGTTTACAAATCCTCTTTTTAGTTTTCTTGGTTTTTTCTGTCAAACTATTGGTTCCCAAATTATATGATTGGAGCCAACATATCCCCTATTTTGAGAAAGAAACCTTCCTTGCATTACTGATTTGTTTAACCTGGTCTCTCCTTGCTTGGTCAGTCGGCATGAGTTCTGTTATTGGGGCATTTTTTGCCGGTCTAGCTGTTGGGCAAACATCCAAAGCGGATATTGTAGAACACAACATATTAGTAATTGCTTACAGCATCTTTATTCCCATCTTTTTTGCGTCTATTGCGCTACCACTTCAATTAAATGGTGTCTTCTCTTATTTAGGATTAGTTCTAGCATTAACCTTATTAGCTATTGTTACCAAATTACTGCCTTCCTATCTCGTTGGAAGAGGTTTTGCTTTTTCTCGTCAGGAATCACTTTCTATTGGAGCTGGGATGGTTAGTCGCGGGGAAATGGCGCTGATTATTATTCAAATAGGTCTCGCAGAGAAATTGATTACTCATCAAACTTATTCTACTTTAGTTGTGGTTGTTATCTTAACGACAATGATTGCTCCTTTTATTCTAAAATTTTCTTTTAAAGGGCATTTAGAACAATACCCTAATGTTAATAAATCCCTGTAA
- a CDS encoding pneumococcal-type histidine triad protein, with protein MAFSKRNKIIGTAAALVVLCSSFGYVLGKYQAEHTDNNTISYVIDKGKNKTQKTTLAADKSPDDISRKEGISKEL; from the coding sequence GTGGCCTTTTCAAAACGTAACAAAATAATTGGAACAGCAGCAGCCTTAGTTGTCTTATGTAGCTCGTTTGGGTATGTTTTAGGAAAATATCAAGCTGAACATACCGATAACAATACGATTTCTTATGTGATAGACAAGGGCAAGAACAAAACTCAAAAAACAACGTTAGCAGCAGATAAATCACCTGATGACATTAGTCGAAAAGAAGGCATTTCTAAGGAGTTATAA
- a CDS encoding GntR family transcriptional regulator has protein sequence MLPAYIKIHDAIKKDIDHGVCPIGSRLPSERDLAEHFSVSRMTLRQAITLLVEEGILERRIGSGTYVASHRVQEKMRGTTSFTEIVRSQGRTPSSKLLSYQRQLASDTEVKELALEKTDHVIRMERIRYADNIPLVYEVASIPEKFIKRVKRTDITEHFFQTLIANGYEIGKSQQTIYAKTASDRVAVYLEVAKGHAILALTQISYFTDGKPFEYVRSQYVGDRFEFYLENN, from the coding sequence ATGCTACCAGCTTATATTAAAATTCATGACGCTATCAAAAAAGACATCGATCACGGTGTTTGTCCAATTGGTAGTCGTCTGCCTAGTGAGAGAGACTTGGCAGAACATTTTTCTGTTAGCCGCATGACTTTACGACAGGCTATTACCTTACTTGTGGAAGAGGGGATCCTTGAAAGAAGGATAGGGAGCGGCACCTATGTGGCCAGTCACCGTGTTCAAGAAAAAATGCGTGGAACCACAAGTTTTACAGAAATTGTGCGTTCCCAAGGACGCACGCCGTCCTCGAAATTATTGTCCTATCAGAGACAGTTAGCCAGTGATACAGAAGTGAAAGAATTGGCTCTGGAAAAAACAGACCATGTGATTCGAATGGAACGTATCCGTTATGCTGATAATATTCCTCTGGTCTATGAAGTTGCTTCAATTCCCGAGAAATTTATTAAACGTGTAAAACGGACGGATATTACAGAGCATTTTTTTCAAACATTAATAGCTAACGGTTATGAAATCGGTAAAAGCCAGCAGACGATTTATGCTAAAACTGCAAGCGATCGCGTCGCTGTTTATTTGGAAGTTGCCAAAGGTCATGCTATTTTAGCCTTGACTCAGATTTCTTATTTTACAGATGGTAAACCCTTCGAATATGTACGAAGCCAATATGTCGGTGATCGTTTTGAATTTTATTTAGAAAATAATTAA